Part of the Leptotrichia hongkongensis genome is shown below.
AAACCCCGTGTGAAGCTCTGTTTCCACCAAAGTTATGTCTTTTCATAACTCCTGCAGTTCCTTTACCTTTTGAAGTCCCAGAAATATCAACGAATTCGATACCTTCTAATACATCTACTTTAATTTCTTGTCCCAATGTAAAGTCAGCTGGATTAGCTACTTTAAATTCTTTAAGAAATCTTTTTGGAGTAACTCCTGCTTTTTTAAATACACCTAATAATGGTTTAGTAGTGTTTTTTTCTTTTTTATCTCCATAAGCCAATGTGATAGCATTATATCCTTCTTTTTCTTCAGTTTTAATTTGTGTAATGAAGTTAGTCCCTGCTTCAATTACTGTAACTGGAATTAATTTTTCGTCTTCGAAAATTTGAGTCATTCCGATTTTTTTACCTAATATCATTTTTTATTTTTCCTCCTTAATATATTGGTTGACAATTTTCTTGAAATAGCCAACTTGTACTAAGCCTACGATTGCTTAATTTCAACTCCCACACCTGATGGTAAGTTTAATGATGCTAATGCATTTACGATTTGTTGATTTGAATTTTTGATTTCTACAAATCTTCTGTGAATTCTCATTTCAAATTGTTCTCTTGAATCTTTATTTACGTGAACTGATCTTAAAACTGTATATTTTTTAGTTTTTGTAGGTAATGGAAGTGGTCCTGCTAATTCTGAACCATTTTTCTTAGCTACTTCTGCAATTTTTTTAGCAGATTGATCTAACAGTTTGTGATCATAAGATTGTAAATATATTCTTATTTTATCCAAAGTTTTTCCTCCTGTTTTTTTGTCCTGCTTATTTTAATAACTAGAGAAATTAGATTATAAAAACCTAATCTCTCTTTTTAATTTAATATTTTTGGACTATTTTTCTATTACATTTCTAATCATTATAACAGATATTTTCATTATCTGCAATAATTATTTTTATTTTTTATCTTTAAGAAAGTTCCTTACAGAAAACTATTTAGTAATAGTTGCTACTACTCCTGAA
Proteins encoded:
- the rplC gene encoding 50S ribosomal protein L3 → MILGKKIGMTQIFEDEKLIPVTVIEAGTNFITQIKTEEKEGYNAITLAYGDKKEKNTTKPLLGVFKKAGVTPKRFLKEFKVANPADFTLGQEIKVDVLEGIEFVDISGTSKGKGTAGVMKRHNFGGNRASHGVSRNHRLGGSNAGGAASNSNVPKGKKMAGRLGAEKVTVQNLQVIKFDVENNLLLVKGAVPGPKNGYLVIKKSVKKY
- the rpsJ gene encoding 30S ribosomal protein S10 — translated: MDKIRIYLQSYDHKLLDQSAKKIAEVAKKNGSELAGPLPLPTKTKKYTVLRSVHVNKDSREQFEMRIHRRFVEIKNSNQQIVNALASLNLPSGVGVEIKQS